From Elaeis guineensis isolate ETL-2024a chromosome 16, EG11, whole genome shotgun sequence, a single genomic window includes:
- the LOC105059653 gene encoding transcription factor ABORTED MICROSPORES, with protein sequence MKTLPQSTMVEGLRSLVGTNGWDYCILWTLSQDQRFLEWMGCCCSGAEAQNGGALFTSVSASKLPCRDVMFRHPRTRICDALEELPSSIPLDSSSGLRAQALITKHPIWQTKLPDSTFSHEETVGAKTRALVPLPGGLVELFVSKHMAEDPQTIEFVMSQCTSTPYEQAEAMNIANNSGDPINPQQGQNSNLTTSADDLQPWIPPQPMAINPPNLPWDPSDQSRLYGSPLSLFSGPKNTDIFFDGSTADSYLSNKPPPAPLGSTIDNSVAADIATAFQQSYVTTAHNLHSVAESAVSREVAGHDKESIKMEAAGRADSGSEGSEQVDEDEDHRAVGRSGKRHHSKNLVAERKRRKKLNDRLYALRSLVPKITKMDRASILGDAIEYVMELQRQVKDLQDELEETNPEDDDGKQNGSNNNSNCQMEIPNQNGMMNQGLEHDDCLKTSRMIATDSSNPMKQSQDPGHDDKGNQMEPQVEVRPVEGNEFFLRVLCEYKQGGFARLMEAMSSLGLEVTNANVTKFRTLVLNIFRVERRDNEVVQAEQVRNSLLEVTRDPNAGWPEHGQVKANGGGDYHHHHHGNHCHQHHQLNSHHHHHLHYHQQQP encoded by the exons ATGAAGACCTTGCCACAAAGCACCATGGTAGAAGGTCTGAGGTCCCTTGTGGGAACAAATGGCTGGGATTACTGCATCCTGTGGACGTTGTCTCAAGATCAAAG ATTTTTAGAGTGGATGGGCTGCTGTTGCTCTGGAGCTGAAGCTCAGAATGGAGGAGCACTATTCACTTCGGTTTCTGCTTCAAAATTGCCATGCAGGGATGTGATGTTTCGACACCCAAGGACAAGGATTTGTGATGCTTTAGAAGAGCTCCCTTCTTCCATTCCCTTGGATTCCTCTTCAGG GCTACGAGCACAGGCTTTGATAACGAAACATCCTATATGGCAAACTAAACTGCCGGATTCCACTTTCTCACAT GAGGAAACTGTTGGAGCAAAAACAAGGGCCTTGGTTCCCTTGCCGGGTGGGCTTGTTGAGCTGTTTGTTTCAAAACAC ATGGCTGAAGACCCACAAACCATAGAGTTTGTCATGTCTCAGTGCACTAGCACCCCCTATGAACAAGCTGAAGCCATGAACATAGCCAACAATAGTGGAGACCCAATAAACCCCCAACAAGGTCAGAACAGCAACCTCACCACCTCCGCAGATGACCTCCAGCCATGGATCCCTCCACAGCCGATGGCCATCAACCCTCCAAACCTTCCATGGGACCCCTCCGACCAGTCTCGGCTCTACGGCTCTCCCCTGAGCCTGTTCTCTGGGCCTAAGAACACCGACATCTTCTTCGACGGATCGACAGCGGACTCATACCTCTCCAACAAGCCTCCACCTGCGCCGCTTGGTTCGACCATCGACAACAGCGTGGCTGCGGACATTGCTACAGCATTCCAGCAATCATATGTGACAACTGCACACAATTTGCACTCGGTTGCAGAGTCTGCGGTGTCTCGGGAGGTGGCTGGGCATGACAAGGAGTCCATTAAGATGGAGGCTGCTGGGAGGGCCGATTCGGGGTCGGAGGGCAGTGAGCAGGtggatgaagatgaagatcaccGGGCCGTAGGCAGGTCCGGCAAGCGGCACCACTCCAAGAATCTGGTtgcagagaggaagaggaggaagaagctcAATGACCGGCTTTATGCTTTACGATCATTGGTTCCAAAGATCACTAAG atggATAGGGCTTCAATACTTGGTGATGCGATAGAATATGTCATGGAGTTACAAAGGCAAGTGAAGGACCTTCAGGATGAGCTTGAAGAAACGAATCCAGAGGATGATGATGGTAAGCAGAATGGAAGCAATAACAACAGCAACTGCCAAATGGAGATTCCCAATCAGAATGGAATGATGAACCAAGGATTGGAGCATGATGATTGTCTGAAAACCTCGAGGATGATCGCCACTGATAGCAGTAACCCGATGAAACAAAGTCAGGACCCAGGCCACGACGACAAGGGGAACCAGATGGAg CCACAAGTGGAGGTGAGGCCGGTGGAGGGCAATGAGTTCTTTCTAAGGGTCTTATGTGAGTACAAGCAGGGAGGATTTGCCAGGCTGATGGAAGCCATGAGCTCCTTAGGCCTGGAAGTGACCAATGCCAATGTAACCAAATTCAGAACCCTTGTGTTGAACATTTTCAGAGTGGAG AGAAGGGATAATGAAGTGGTGCAAGCAGAGCAGGTGAGGAATTCATTGCTCGAAGTAACGCGTGATCCGAATGCAGGGTGGCCGGAGCATGGACAAGTGAAGGCGAACGGTGGCGGCGActatcaccaccaccaccacggCAACCATTGCCACCAGCATCACCAACTCAActcccaccaccaccaccaccttcaCTACCACCAGCAGCAGCCATGA
- the LOC105059654 gene encoding uncharacterized protein: MEEAVPAIPIPPLPDFFTAIEVAAAEQLVQLSGSSGDSAVRRTLSSSSSFASSSSPRSVSTRPPAMAMVAEADDDEEHEIGGAPRRRWPRYRLIADLYAATALIDDESGRAEKLIDGEERGSRQKRSRGGK, from the coding sequence ATGGAAGAAGCCGTTCCCGCAATTCCAATCCCTCCGCTTCCAGATTTCTTCACGGCGATCGAGGTGGCGGCGGCGGAGCAGCTCGTCCAGCTCAGCGGGAGCAGCGGCGACTCCGCCGTCCGGCGAACCCTCTCCTCCTCGTCCTCGTTCGCGTCTTCTTCATCTCCTCGATCCGTCAGTACGCGGCCTCCGGCGATGGCGATGGTGGCAGAGGCCGACGACGACGAGGAGCACGAGATTGGTGGGGCTCCGCGGCGGCGGTGGCCGCGGTACCGTCTGATCGCCGATCTCTATGCGGCCACCGCCTTGATCGACGACGAAAGCGGTCGCGCCGAGAAGCTGATCGATGGAGAAGAGCGTGGCAGTCGCCAGAAGAGGAGCAGAGGAGGGAAATAG
- the LOC105059655 gene encoding uncharacterized protein, whose translation METLHETSPLLFPPPTQIPIPSYSPYPQDSFTATELAAAEQLVQLSESSGDSALWKTLSSSSFSSSSSSPRSVNTRPAPATMEAVAEDDEDEDEIGGVSRRRRRRYRLIDDLYAATAPIDGASGGREKRRYGEQRREKRRKGGGL comes from the coding sequence atggaaacCCTCCACGAGACCTCCCCTCTCTTATTCCCTCCTCCCACCCAAATCCCAATCCCTTCTTATTCTCCTTATCCCCAAGATTCCTTCACGGCTACCGAGTTGGCGGCGGCGGAGCAGCTCGTCCAACTCAGCGAGAGCAGCGGCGACTCGGCCCTCTGGAAGACCCTCTCCTCCTCGTCCTTCTCgtcgtcttcttcttctcctcgatccgtTAACACCCGGCCGGCGCCGGCGACGATGGAGGCCGTGGCCGAGGACGACGAGGACGAGGACGAGATCGGTGGAGTCTCGCGGCGGAGGAGGCGGCGTTATCGTTTGATCGACGATCTCTATGCGGCCACGGCCCCGATCGACGGCGCCAGCGGCGGTCGCGAGAAGAGGCGGTATGGAGAGCAGCGTcgggagaagaggaggaagggtggggggttatAG